The Aeromicrobium sp. Sec7.5 genome window below encodes:
- a CDS encoding winged helix-turn-helix transcriptional regulator has protein sequence MSTPPALAWSVANCPIGRAMDILGESGTVIVLREIFNGVRRFDLMQHHSGLSRAVLSNRLALLVEHGIVARVAYREPGDRERHEYRLTARGFDLQPVMVALADWGGAHLSGPDGPAVEVEHRGCGARAHVALVCEEGHEIDRLRDVRTRPGPAALPFA, from the coding sequence ATGAGCACGCCCCCCGCCCTCGCGTGGTCGGTCGCGAACTGTCCGATCGGCCGCGCCATGGACATCCTCGGCGAGTCCGGCACCGTCATCGTCCTGCGCGAGATCTTCAACGGGGTGCGCCGTTTCGACCTGATGCAGCACCACAGCGGACTGTCGCGAGCCGTGCTCAGCAACCGGCTCGCGCTGCTCGTGGAGCACGGCATCGTCGCGCGCGTGGCCTACCGCGAGCCCGGGGACCGCGAGCGCCACGAGTACCGCCTGACGGCTCGCGGCTTCGACCTCCAGCCGGTCATGGTCGCCCTGGCCGACTGGGGCGGGGCGCACCTGTCGGGCCCCGACGGCCCCGCGGTCGAGGTCGAGCACCGCGGGTGCGGGGCGCGAGCCCACGTCGCGCTCGTCTGCGAGGAGGGCCACGAGATCGACCGCCTGCGCGACGTCCGCACCCGCCCGGGGCCCGCGGCGCTGCCGTTCGCCTGA